The Haliaeetus albicilla chromosome 4, bHalAlb1.1, whole genome shotgun sequence genomic sequence GTCTCTGGAACTGGATGGACTTGCTGTGTGGTTGGGGTATTAGTGCCTGGAGTTGCCAGCTCCAAGTGTTGAGCAGAAGGGGTTGAACAAAAGCACAATGACATACCTTGGCTGTATTTCCTGGCTGGTCTCTTTGGTCCCTTGTCACAGGGACAGGagaactgtttatttttattgcacttttaataaatgttgaatattctcaatgcttttttttttttccctttctttctaaGTAGTTTGCTTTTGGGGAAAGTGACTGACGGTTGGTGTGGACAATGGGGCATCCTGAATGTCTCCCACGGCCAAATGCTGCTGTTCGGGGCCCTGTTTTCCCTTGCTTTGAATGTTCCTTTTGACTATGCATGAGTGAGAGGTTCTGCTGCGTGCTAGCTAAACCTTCAACCTTTGTTTCCAAGTGCATGGTGAGAAGGGGAAGTGCAAAGGGACAGCCCCCACAAGGATGCTGTGACACACTACTAGGAACGGTTGGAACTGCCAGAACATCTCTGTGGCCCCTTTGCCACCGTAACAATAGATTTTATGAGGCTGAAGGTGTTatttccctctcccctgcccttAGGTCTCATTAGTGGGAGTTGAACGGTAACAAAGATGTAACAACAAAGCACTTCATCTCTACTACTGTCTATTTGCTGGGCTTAGTCCCAAATGCACCTTGGGTAAAATGGAAGTGCCTTTTCTGCCTTAAGTCTTGGTGAGTCACTTTTTCCAAAAACACACTTAAATTGGTGCTGTGAAGATACCCTTGCAGTGACAAGCACGGGGGAACGGACAGGATGATACGAGTGAGAATCCCTGTCAAGCCCGATGACTTTGCAGAAGTTGTTACAGTGCCTGGAGTAGTTTCTGCAGACGTGTGGCTGGCACAGATAATACCAGCCTGCAGCCTAACAACAAAGGTGTTGCAGATACAGcacacacagcagctttccacagAAGTTTTGCATAGCAACAGACTCGAGTTACTTCTGCTGttgcttcagtcttttttttttaatttcaaattagaTTTTCTGGAAAGGGAGACTGGAAGCATCCTTTGCAGCTTCTCATTTTTCAGGTCACATCAGGTAAACGCAGAGGGAAGTGGCACCTGGGACAACACTGCCTAGATGGTAGTAAGTATGAATTTACCGGATAAAGCTGTCCACACGTGCAGGATTGTACAATGCTGGGAGAGCTGATGCACGGGCCAGAGTAAAGACATGCCACTTGCTGTGTATCTGGGATCTGGGAACGCAGCTGGACTCAGTCCTGCTGCAAGTAAGAAGGGAAATGCAGAGTAATTGCTACAGATTGACACCTTGCATTGtataaaacataatttaatgCATACACGTATGGTACTTGCATACAATACTGTCTTACATCCATGTGTTTGAATAGAAAACATTTAATCGTAAGCCGCCTTAATCACAAAGACTTTTGTTAATAATCACTGTCAGAAGATCActgcattaaataaaaatacagtgtaaGCAACTGGCCTGTGTCTTAATACTGACACATTTTAAGATTAGGAGGGTAAAGCTGTCAAAAGGTGGAACTTCTGTTGTTTTGGCAACAGTTTGCCCGTGAGAAGCACGAATGAAGTTCGCTGATGGAGTCACTTGAGGAGCAGGGTTATACTGCTGTGTCGGTGtgcctaacagaattttcaaaCATCTTCTCAGGAAAAACGAGGAGAATGGCTACTCTGTTCTGTTCAAAAGCTCATCAGGATAGTAACACAACTCAGGGGGTGGGTAGCAGTGATAGATCCCTGTTTTGTCAGCAGGAGGCACCATTTACACCTCCAACACTGAGTAACACCAAGGAAATGTTTCAAGCACGTGGAATAAGGACAATTTTCATCTGCTTACACGACTTTAACAAATCTTTACCCTCCCAATCCCGGCTCCTCTTAGGAATAATCATGTAGATCCTTCCGATTGCAAAAATAGCCCTTTAGGAACTGCACCCGCTGTCGTCTGGTATCGGGCCAAGGCGGCACACAGCCGTGCGCCTCTCAAGGCGAACACTTCTAGAAACCTGTCTCTTGCTTTCAGAGCTCTGGTTTCCATGGAGAAGTTGGCAGCAGGATGCTGAGGCAGCTCCTTGGAGCATTCCTGGGCTGGAGGCAGCTTGGCGGGCGAGTATTTCAGCAGAGCTCCTGGAAGCGGGTGCGTGCGTTCCACGGGCAAGGCGCAGAAGGGGAGTGGGGTCGAGGGGGTCTGCCGGCAAACCGAGGAATGCCGTCAGGGCAGTAAACCCTGTTCTGCCTCCCTGCTGTGCCGTGGGGAGGGATAGACGGGAGCGAGGGGTCGCCTCGCCGCTACGGGAAAGGGAGTTGTGTCACGGGTGTTGCCGCTGTGGTGTGTTTCGGGGGAAGATACTCCGGCCTGCTCATTGCAACAGTCCTCGTGAAGCAGCGGAGGTTCCCCGTCTTCAGGGCACACTGGACCGGCCACAGAATGATGCAGAACAGGATGATGATCAAGGCGGAGAGGAGGACTATGCGTTTCCAGTCGTCGCACATGTCGCAGCGGGACAGCCTCCCAGCTATCCCCGCCGGGGGAGCCTCCGGAGTTTCTGGCTTGCTCATGGCGACGTCGATGGAGATGCACGAGTCTGGGTTCTCGGGGTCATCGGCCTGACGGGCAGCAGAGCTTGGTCCTTCCATCCAGAGCACCTTCTCCTGCTGGAGTTCGGGAGGCTGCGTGGCGAGGAGCTCTTTGCTGGTCTCGAGTGCTGGGGCACCTTCCAGAGGGATGCTGGTCAGCTGCCTGCAGAAGGGACAGGGGAGCTGGTCCTCTGGTTGATTCGGGGGTAGCCCCGTGCTCAGCGGGCCACGCACTCCAGGCAGAAAACGTGGGAGCACTGGAGCAGCTGGGCGTCTTGAAGGTGTGTCGTAGGTGTTGAAGCAAATGGAACACTCGACGGGGGAGGTCGGCTTCGGAGACGTTGGGTTCGGAGAGCCCGGCTTGTCGGGTTGGGGACCTCGCCTTCCTCTTGCCATCCCCTGGGGGCAGGGTGACAACAATGGGgctgatggggatggggatttCACTTGGAGATGCCGGACTGGGCTGGTGGGAGAGTCGGGCGTGTTGGAGTGCCACAGCTGCGTGAAGCACGACATGACGGAGGCCGGCGAAATAAATAGAGCCCTGGGAGACtctagaagagaaagaaaaccacagcCTTCATTTTAAACATGACGTGAAGACACCCGTCACCAGGCCTGTGTTTAACCCTTGAAAGGAACAAAGAGCAGGTTCATGACTTCCACTGCATCCTAGCCGTGGAACAGACCCCTGCTAGAGGTGAGAATGACCCAGGTAGCCTGTTCGAAGCTGCATCCCGAAGGTGAAGTGAAACGTCTGCAAAGAAGCAAGCAACCAGCAGAGATGCCCCAGCCAGCCAAAGCCTTTTCACCAGAACCACCGTGGCGTTATAGATGGGAACTTCCCCGTACATGCCTCCCTCTGGGCAGATCCTCGANNNNNNNNNNNNNNNNNNNNNNNNNNNNNNNNNNNNNNNNNNNNNNNNNNNNNNNNNNNNNNNNNNNNNNNNNNNNNNNNNNNNNNNNNNNNNNNNNNNNNNNNNNNNNNNNNNNNNNNNNNNNNNNNNNNNNNNNNNNNNNNNNNNNNNNNNNNNNNNNNNNNNNNNNNNNNNNNNNNNNNNNNNNNNNNNNNNNNNNNCTAATATGCCAGTTCTAGCAAATTGGTTTACAACTTTGACTCCAGCCTTTTCAGCAACCTGAATGTTACCTTGAATTCCTGTTATCCTAAGCTAGACATGCAGCTTCGCATACGTTCTGATATTCAGATATATGACTTTTCAGCTATTGAGCACTTTTACCCGAAAGCAAGCGTTTAGCTGGAGGAACTTCCCAGCGACAGCCCTGATGCTGTATGCCTGGGGAACATTTTTTTAGGATGTGTCACCGAACTAGCTAGGCTTGATTCTTTGTGTTGGGAGATTTACCGATGACAAGCCAGAAATGTTCAGATTGCTGCTGTAATTATAGGTCTGCAGTCAGGCCGGCAATGGCTCACCAGCATGGGCTAGAGACTCCACATCTCAGCATAAAAGGCTAACTTAAGGTATCGGAAGGACCCTGTATACCTCACATGGCACAAAAAAGTCTCCATTATTTAAGAATGAAGTATTCTCCCCTCTCCCATCACAGCTAGCACTGCCAGAGCTGAAACCAACTTTAAGAACCTTCCTTATTGTCTtctcttattttaaatgaagaaatttttgtGGAGCCTCTCCTCAAGTTAAATTTTCAGTCACAGACTATCTGCGCTTTTCAGCAAgttgtaatttatttaaatgtatttttttctctggctACAGATCACCATGCGCGTTTTAGCACAATCTGCCAGATGCTGATGAATTACAAATCCAAGCCCAAGTTGGCACAGCGATGAGGGAAACCtctggggtttgggttggggtttggtttttttggtttgttttttttttttttgctaaaccttctgttttgcagaactCCATCCCCTACGCCCAGTTCTTTGCAGTCCCTCAGCTTGGTGTGTTTGTCAGAAATTGAGCGGCAAAACCAGTGGCAGAAGGTAACCTCAGAAAGAGCGAGATTTTTCTTATGCAAACTGTAATTTCATAACCTATGTGAAAAAGCTGTTCTGTTGGGTTTTTACTAGTTTGTAAGATGACAGCCGTAGTAACAGCAGTATCTTGACAGTAAACTTGAGGAAGTTTACTCACAACAGttgcttttaaatgaagatACAAGCTTTtgcccacattttccctttgctaATGATTGTGACATTATAGATAATTAGCGTTTTAATAAATTTAGAGTCTACTTATCAACATTTTGGTCTTATGTGACACCTTGATCACACATGATGCAGGCAGTTGACTTTTAAACAGGGAAGATATGAAAAGCAGGGCACAGAGCCGAGGCATGGGAAAGACAGTTCTAATTTGTACTCTGCCACACTGGACAGGTCAGCCTCTGCCCGCTTCTTGAGCCTTTTGTTGTGTTGCCATACTGCTGATGCTCAGAAAGTTAAATCGGGTTTGGGCAGCAGCTAATGCAAGGACCACGATTTCTCCTGGGCGCAACTGCTGTACTACTAAATAAGAGCCAGTTACTAAAGCTGGAGAGTCCCAGTGAAGACATGCAGCATGGAATCTCAATAGAATTCActagggtttgggggttttgtttggttttctgttgggttttgttttgggtttttttgcactaCACAATCAcgtgatatttttttttttccctaaacaaGACAATATCTTCAATTGTTCAGACCTCCAAGGTCGCACTGCATTTCCTCAGACCCTGCAACTATTTATCTCACTTTCCCAGCTATTTACCAGGGCTTTCCAGAAACTTTGGCAACATCACTAAATAACTAAACCATCCAGAAGAGACACATAAACTCAGATTTAAAGCTAAGTAGTTAAGTACTTTTTACTTCCCACCAAGCTCTAGAAAACTTCCTTCCACACCGTAAAACCAGACAACAGAGAACACGCAGTTAAGATAGTGGCCAACGCTGTTCTGTAGTATGATTCCCTAATGGTATCTTTAACTCAGAGCAACTGAATACACAGCAAGTTGAGAGGTGTACGGCAGGTTAAAGTCTATAAATACCTGTTCAGAGTGATGtttagaaggagaaaagcatGTTCTGGGCTCTTGATTTCTACCCCTGAAGAGTCTTCTCTCCAGAGGATAGTCCTAGGCTCAGGGTCTTTTGTATTTATAAGCCGCCTTCTGGTATCCGAACTCCCCGGTAGTTTCCCGAGTTGCTTCCAAGCACGGTAGGTCTGGCGAGACAAGTAACCTCTAACAGCTCCCTGTGTACGAGTGGCCCTGCCGCTGTAATTCAAGTATCTTTTATACCTTCCTGTCTAGAGGTGACTTACCTGCTCCACCTGCCTTTCCCCATCACCACTGAATCACTCCGTTGGCTGCAGGCGCGCTCCCGCTCCAGCCGGTTTCTATGACAAACAGGGCAGGCTGGAATTCTCCTGATAAGGGGCAGCGCTGCCGAGGACACCCGCCTGTGTCTGCCCCCGGGAAGCAATGTGGGAAATGGttatttcttcatctttccCGGACTGGGGAAGGCTGCCTGCTTCCTGGTGAATTCTCACAGGTCTTTGACTAgctttgagggttttttttttaactgctcgTCATAAGTGGGTTCGGTTTGTGCAGGTGTACTGGCCATGTTTTCACAGGGCAGCAAATCTCCCGAAAGAAAATTTCAGGATACCTGAAAAAGGCTGTTATTGTTCTCTTGTTTCTTCGTGAAGGACAAGGAATTTGGAAGTGCCTTAGATTAACAGCAGAAGCAAGATTCTGACAGTCAAATTTCTTGTGATTtggtgagaaaaaaattgttgcaATAGAAAAATCCAGCATAAGTTTGAAAGCCTGCGAGCTGTTTATAAATGAGTTGAACCACTCTATACAGTCATATGTCTGCCTCAAGCTCCTATACAATCGTTCAAAATAATACTGTATGGATTGTCACAGAGAAGGAATTCTTTGCAACTTTTGGTAGTAATTGACACAGAGAAATATTATTTGACCTGCAAACTTTTTGTGGTTCAAAGGACAGCAATCCATGATCCGGAAAGAAGAACCAACAAATTTACACTCGTGCAAATGAGGAAAcaagtgtgtgtttgtgtgtggtGGAAGTAACAGACAAACATTCAACTTTTAGTCTAGTTCTTATTTGTTgcaaatactacttttttttgttcaatttctcaaaaaaaaccccaacacaagATGGTCTGTGGATTTTTTCAGGATGGTATCAGGAAGTGTCTTCCTAAAAAATGGTTGAGAAATTTCACTCTCAAAATGTATGGAAGCATATTCATCTCTTGGGACAGAGAAGTGTGTAAATCCCACAGACTTTAGTGGCAGTCAGATACAACTCGCTTTGGCTTCCACATGCCTCTACTTCAGGTCACACTGTTCAGTTCTAGTGAGCTGAAATCCAAAAGGAGGCTTTTAAGAATAAAAGAGAAGCATGCTGAAATTACCGACgttttaaatcagttttagGATTAAAACTAAGGTTACCTGATCCTTCCACAGCTGGAAAGATCTGGTCTAGAGCATTGTTCGTCCGGTGGATTTACGATGAGCTCCACAGGTGACTCT encodes the following:
- the RNF223 gene encoding LOW QUALITY PROTEIN: RING finger protein 223 (The sequence of the model RefSeq protein was modified relative to this genomic sequence to represent the inferred CDS: inserted 4 bases in 3 codons; deleted 1 base in 1 codon), which encodes MPKSVVNRVRLLGKKYPKFYWTVRRRRFVSKRVSTIQHFNVKRSRNQEALKKLGKKRDRGATPPRLQPTWQTAAPSHTPPPPPRPRREGSGAFSSRPAAACGLTESCSGALSASPHLPGGASRAPNNGATPGGSPPAPGVAALLPSLPPPLPPPEGPGRPPASASLPEETTAGSTGGRFPFVPPALRRRPARSFPPRPGSCSSPPAGPTIGFPEGAVGRELQVPAASAPRPTCALLPAGCGFLSLLESPRALFISPASVMSCFTQLWHSNTPDSPTSPXPASPSEIPIPISPIVVTLPPGDGKRKARSPTDKPGSPNPTSPKPTSPVECSICFNTYDTPSRRPXLLQCSHVFCLECVARXSTGLPPNQPEDQLPCPFCRQLTSIPLEGAPALETSKELLATQPPELQQEKVLWMEGPSSAARQADDPENPDSCISIDVAMSKPETPEAPPAGIAGRLSRCDMCDDWKRIVLLSALIIILFCIILWPVQCALKTGNLRCFTRTVAMSRPEYLPPKHTTAATPVTQLPFP